In the Cellvibrio sp. KY-GH-1 genome, GGAAGCCGGCGAACACTTTATACTTTGGTGATATTACTTACGATGAATCAACTAAACGTTTTCAAATCCAGTTGAGTGTACCGTTATACACCGAGGAAAAATTTGAGCCCTTGGGGGCTATGATATTTGGTGTGGATGTAGAGAAAGTATTATCGCAAGCACAGTAGCTGTGCTTGCGACTACAGATAATTAAAACAGGCTTTGATTTAGCCAAAGGTGTGCGTAAACGCTCGCGAAATAGCCCAGCGCAACCACGGGTGTCCATTTCAAGTGCCCTGCAAACGTGTAATAGCCGCGTGCTTGTCCCATCAGTGCAACACCTGCTGCAGAACCAATCGAGAGCATGCTGCCACCAACGCCGGTCGTCAGTGTGATGAGAAGCCATTGTCCGTTAGAAAAATCAGGAGCCATGGTAAGTACTGCGTACATGACCGGAATATTATCGATAATAGCCGAGACAAGACCCAAACTTACGTTGGAAACCGTCTCGCTGAAATTTCCGTAGAGCGATTCGGACAAGAGCGTGAGATAACCCATAAAACCCAACCCGCCAACACACATAATAACGCCGTAGAAAAACAGGAGTGTGTCCCATTCCAGGCGCGCGAGCGGTTGGAATACATCAAATGGCAAGGGCACTTTGGTGATGGGGTTTTCATCTTTGTTGCTAATAAAGTCGCTACTGGCTAGCTCTGCTTTTTTCAAATCCACGATTCCTTTTTTACGCAGGTAAAAGCCGTAGAGTTTTAAATAGGCTAATCCCAGCATCATTCCCAGTACTGGTGGCATATGGATAAGTATATGGCCGAGCACGGCGCTGGCGATGGTGGCCAAAAATAAAAACATAATGGGGAAGGCGCCTTCCTTGTACGTCAGTGTTTCCAGAAATAAATCTTCGGCGTCTTTATGTGGCTTTTTATTGGCGATAAAGAAGCTCATTATTGCCGCTGGAATCAGGAAGTTAATCAGCGAAGGAATAAACAAATGAAAGAAGGTAAAGAAATCTACCTTGCCAGCCTGCCAGACCATGAGCGTTGTTATATCGCCGAAGGGGCTGAATGCGCCGCCGCTATTTGCCGCCACAATAATATTGACGCAACACATGTTGATAAACGCTTTTTCACCTTCTGCGATTTTTAATACCACGGCACACATTAATAATGCCGTTGTAAGATTGTCGGCGATGGGAGAAATAAAAAATGCAAGAAATCCAGTGAGCCAAAAAAGTTGGCGATAACTGAAACCTTTTTTAATCATCCAGCCGCGCAAGGCATTAAATAATCCACGCTCATCCATGGCGTTAATATAGGTCATCGCCACCAGCAAAAATAACATCAGTTCAGCGAATTCGAGCAGTGTGTGGCGAAAGGCTTGTTCGGCGAGTGCGGATTGTTCGTGTTGGGTGTAAAGCCCACCGATAATGACCCAGATAATTCCCGCTGCCGCTAACACGGGTTTGGATTTACGCAGGTGCAGCTTTTCTTCCAACATAACAAACGCATAAGCGATAACAAATAAACCCACACAGAACCAGCCGGCGCCGGTGTTGGTTAAATTCATCGTTGAGGATGACGCTATTGTTTCCCCTGTGGCTGCCGCGAATGCGCCCAGAGGAAAAAATAAAAGTCCAAATAACAACACAATTGATCGCGTGAACATGAATGCCTCGGTGTTCGTAATTTTATAATTAGCTGTAGTGGAGTGGGTTATTGTGGGACGCAGAAACAAAAAAGGCAGCCATTTCGGGCTGCCTTTGCGGTTTTTAACCTTTGAGCGGCTTGTACTTCATCCGCTGCGGTTGGGCATTTTGGCCCTTACGCTTGATCAGATCTTCGTGGTAATCGGTGTAGTTACCTTCGAAGAAGATGATGTCGGAATCGCCTTCGTACGCGAGTATGTGGGTCGCGATACGGTCGAGGAACCAGCGGTCGTGCGAGATCACCAGCGTACAACCCGGGAATGCCAGAATTGCATCTTCCAACGCGCGCAGGGTTTCGATATCCAGGTCGTTTGACGGTTCGTCGAGCAACAGAACGTTCGCGCCTTGCTTCAGTGTGTTGGCCAAATGGAAACGGCCGCGCTCTCCACCAGAGAGTTCACCTACGCGTTTTTGTTGATCCGAACCCTTGAAATTAAAGCGGCCGATATAGGAGCGTGAAGAGACTTCGTAGTTACCGATTTTGAGAATATCGGAGCCGTCCGATACCGCTTCCCATACAGTTTTGTTGTTATCCAGGTTATCGCGGCTTTGATCGACAAAGGCAACGTTAACTGTCTCGCCAATCACTACTTCACCGCTATCGGGTTTTTCCTGGCCGGCGATCATACGGAAGAGGGTAGATTTACCGGCGCCGTTACCACCGATGATGCCGACTACTGCACCCTTGGGTACGGTGAAGCTCAGGTTGTCGATCAGCAAACGGTCGCCGTAGGCTTTGGACACGTTATGGAACTCAATAACCTTATCGCCCAAACGCTCACCCGGCGGAATATAGATCTCGTTGGTTTCGTTACGGGCCTGGAATTCTTGCGATTGCAATTCATCAAAGCGAGCCAGACGCGCCTTGCTTTTCGCCTGGCGACCTTTGGGGTTCTGACGGACCCACTCCAATTCTTGTTTCAGGGCTTTTTGGTGCGCCGCTTCGGTGCGTTGTTCCTGCGCTAAGCGGGCTTCTTTTTGCTCCAGCCAACTGGAGTAGTTACCTTCATAAGGAATGCCGTGGCCGCGGTCCAATTCCAGAATCCAGCCAGCGGCGTTATCGAGGAAGTAGCGGTCGTGGGTGATCGCCACCACAGTGCCGGTGAATTTCTGCAGGAACTGCTCCAGCCAGAATACCGATTCTGCGTCCAAATGGTTGGTGGGTTCGTCGAGCAACAGCATGTCCGGGCGCGACAGCAGCAGGCGGCACAGTGCCACGCGGCGTTTTTCACCACCGGAGAGCTTGGTAACGTCTGCATCCCATGGTGGCAGACGCAGTGCATCAGCGGCTACTTCCAGGGTGTGGTCCAGGTTGTGGGCATCCCAGGCCTGGATAATGTCTTCGCACTGGGCTTGCTTCTTGGCCAGCGCATCAAAGTCGGCGTCCGGCTCGGCGTAGGCGGCATAGATCGCATCCAGATCTTTGAGTGCATCAACCGCTTCGCGCACGCCGTCTTCCACGTTGCCGCGCACGTCTTTGGCGGGGTCGAGTTGCGGTTCTTGTGGCAGATAGCCGACTTTAATATCCGGCATCGGACGAGCTTCGCCGTTAAAGTCCTGGTCGATGCCCGCCATAATCTTTAACAGGGTGGATTTACCAGAGCCGTTCAGGCCCAGAACACCAATCTTGGCGCCGGGGAAAAACGATAGGGAAATATCTTTCAGGATTTCGCGCTTGGGGGGCACAACTTTGCCCAAGCGATGCATGGTATATACGTATTGAGCCATGGGCTTGACCTCGCGGTGTGACGATTGTGTGAACGTAAAATCGCCAATATCAGGGAATAATTTTCGCGGGCGTACTATAAAGAAAGCCATGGGCGAGTGAAAGCATTAGCTGGGGGAAGCAAGTATTTATGAGTCAGCATGCGTTGAATGTAGACGAAGTATTGAGCCGTGCCGCCGCCTGGATTGCCGAGGCGGACTCATTGGTCATCGGCGCCGGTGCGGGTATGGGGGTAGATTCCGGGCTGCCGGATTTTCGCGGCCCGGAGGGTTTTTGGCAGGCTTATCCGGCCTTGGGGAAGGAGGGTATCGGCTTTTCTGATATCGCCAACCCTGCTGCTTTTTATCAAAACCCGGAGCGTGCCTGGGGCTTTTATGGCCATCGCTTGAATTTGTATCGCCACACTGAACCCCATGCTGGCTATCAAATATTGCTCGATTGGGGCAAAAAAATGCTGCACCGCTATCAGGTGTTTACCAGCAATGTCGATGGTCACTTCTCTAAGGCGGGTTTCGATAAAATGCATGTGCATGAATGCCATGGTTCTATTCACTATCTGCAATGTCTTGAACCTTGCGGTGATCAGGTGTGGAGTGCCAGTGAGTTTGTACCGGAAGTCGATACTGAGCACTGTCGGCTGCGCAACTATATTCCTCGCTGTACCCGATGCGGGAAAATGACTCGGCCAAATATTTTAATGTTTAACGATGTGGATTGGATTTATGAGCGTACACGCAAACAGCACCTTTATCAGGAACGCTGGTTGGAACAAGTCAATTGCCCCTTGGTAATAGAATTGGGGGCGGGGACTGCCATTCCTTCGGTGCGGCATTTCTCGCAGCGAATGCAGCATGAATTCAACGCAAAATTAATTCGTATTAATCCTGCGGATAAATTGCATCTTGATGAACAATTGGCGGTGATTCCTCACAACGCACTTACTGCACTACAACAACTACAACAGCGATTAACGATGAATCAGGGTGATGGCTTGTCATGGTAATCGCTGTTGTTGTCTTGGCTCGATCAGGTTTTAATGCCGGGCGCTGCGAATGACATCTGTACCTCTGTTCCCGTTAATTTATTTCGATCTGCTAATTCTTGTAGCGAGTGGGTGCTGTTGATGATATCCAAACCTACTTTGGTTAATGTTTGCTCATTGTGAATTTGGGTAGAAAGGAGAGGGTTGGTATAGATTTGGGTGAAGGCATCATAAGACACCATGGTTTCAAGCAACTCGCCAAAAATCGCATCATCCTGGTGATCTTCCGCAAAAATTCCGGTGATAAATTCCAGGTTGTCGATGTGCGTGTATTCTTGCTCCAGCTTTTGTTGCAGCCTTGTATCCCCGGTCAATTCGGTGAAATCGGCTAAAGGCCGCATCTTGAATTGTTTACGATAGTCGTTGTAGCTACGCAATTTAAAATCGCGCCCCATTTGCAAACTAAGCATTTCCGCATGCTTTAGGAACGCAGGGGTATTGCCCAGCCCAATGCGTCCGGCAGCTTGCCTGGAGGCGGCAGTTAATATTGTTTCTATTCCCAGTGTTTCCAATAATTCGTTGTTGAAGCGGTAATCTTTTGCATCCACAGATTGATCATTGACTTGCATGGCGTAGGGCACCATCCCGTGCCAGCGGTAAAGCAAATTAAATTCAATGGAAACCCAATTGGTGCGATACCATGGTTTGCGCTCAGCAAATTGATGATCTAAACGGAAGCTTTTTTTACCAACAATATGGTTGATGTATTCTTCAACAACCAGTCGCAGAACCAAACATGTATTAATCATGCGCGCCGTTTGGAATACTCGCTCATTGAAATACGCAGGGTCTTGGGTACGCTTCCATTGAGTTGCATAAGCAGCAATCAACAGATCACAAATACGATTGTGCTCACGCAAAAACAGTGTGGTGATGGCGGTGTAACCTATGGAAGAGTTGCCATTGTCCAGCCCGGTAGCGTAGAGAAATTTCTTCCGGTTTTTATCAGTGGAAAATTTCTCGAAAAGTTCAATGGTTTTATTCAGGTGGGGAAGTTCTTTATATTTGCATTTGACCCGGAGTTCGCCGTTGTCCAGTTCATCAAATAATAAATCGGGAAATTGCGCGTGGGTTATGGTTTCGTTATGTTGTAGTTTCCCGTCTTTTTTTGCTCTTAATAAACTGCAAGTCGCTTCATCCAAACCGTATATTTGACATAAATCTATGTCATGGTTGGATGAATTTTTGCGTCGATCTTCACCGTTAACGCGCATAAAACTATCGGTAAACCATTGCGCAAAAAACATAAACAACACGGAAGATCTATCAGTACGCATGGGTGTACTGCCTTCATGCATAAATAACTCGGTTGCTGCTTCCAGCGAAGGAAGTGTGAGTGGTTCATTCAAGGGTGGTAGGTGGCGACTGGAAAAAGTGCGATCAGTCAAGCCGGGCCAGGATGTGTAATCGCTAACGGGGCCGTTACTATTTTGTGGGGCAGGCACTTCGGACCACAAACTGAATGGCCTGGGGCGCGGGTGTGTGCGGGTAGCCAGGTAGTGGGTGGCAATACGATTGATGTATTTACCGATCACGGGTAATCGCCATAAAAATGCGACCAACCTGTCTAGAACATGGATAACGAAACGCCCTAGTGGCAACGCTTTAATACTATTGATAAGGCTTCCCAGCGGATCCATAAATTTACCCCAAGAATTGATGTTATAAGCTGTTATTTTTGACGCACCGTGTCAGTGATATGTTTGCAGCTTGAAGTGCCAGCGTGTAAATAATTCACTGACGTGGCGACCTTAATAAAACATTATTGTGGCGACAACCCCCAATTAGGTGGCGTTTGGGCCTAAGTTGGATTACGCTCGAATGACTGCTTCTTCAACAGGGCACGGACG is a window encoding:
- the nhaD gene encoding sodium:proton antiporter NhaD; the protein is MFTRSIVLLFGLLFFPLGAFAAATGETIASSSTMNLTNTGAGWFCVGLFVIAYAFVMLEEKLHLRKSKPVLAAAGIIWVIIGGLYTQHEQSALAEQAFRHTLLEFAELMLFLLVAMTYINAMDERGLFNALRGWMIKKGFSYRQLFWLTGFLAFFISPIADNLTTALLMCAVVLKIAEGEKAFINMCCVNIIVAANSGGAFSPFGDITTLMVWQAGKVDFFTFFHLFIPSLINFLIPAAIMSFFIANKKPHKDAEDLFLETLTYKEGAFPIMFLFLATIASAVLGHILIHMPPVLGMMLGLAYLKLYGFYLRKKGIVDLKKAELASSDFISNKDENPITKVPLPFDVFQPLARLEWDTLLFFYGVIMCVGGLGFMGYLTLLSESLYGNFSETVSNVSLGLVSAIIDNIPVMYAVLTMAPDFSNGQWLLITLTTGVGGSMLSIGSAAGVALMGQARGYYTFAGHLKWTPVVALGYFASVYAHLWLNQSLF
- the ettA gene encoding energy-dependent translational throttle protein EttA; the encoded protein is MAQYVYTMHRLGKVVPPKREILKDISLSFFPGAKIGVLGLNGSGKSTLLKIMAGIDQDFNGEARPMPDIKVGYLPQEPQLDPAKDVRGNVEDGVREAVDALKDLDAIYAAYAEPDADFDALAKKQAQCEDIIQAWDAHNLDHTLEVAADALRLPPWDADVTKLSGGEKRRVALCRLLLSRPDMLLLDEPTNHLDAESVFWLEQFLQKFTGTVVAITHDRYFLDNAAGWILELDRGHGIPYEGNYSSWLEQKEARLAQEQRTEAAHQKALKQELEWVRQNPKGRQAKSKARLARFDELQSQEFQARNETNEIYIPPGERLGDKVIEFHNVSKAYGDRLLIDNLSFTVPKGAVVGIIGGNGAGKSTLFRMIAGQEKPDSGEVVIGETVNVAFVDQSRDNLDNNKTVWEAVSDGSDILKIGNYEVSSRSYIGRFNFKGSDQQKRVGELSGGERGRFHLANTLKQGANVLLLDEPSNDLDIETLRALEDAILAFPGCTLVISHDRWFLDRIATHILAYEGDSDIIFFEGNYTDYHEDLIKRKGQNAQPQRMKYKPLKG
- a CDS encoding Sir2 family NAD-dependent protein deacetylase translates to MSQHALNVDEVLSRAAAWIAEADSLVIGAGAGMGVDSGLPDFRGPEGFWQAYPALGKEGIGFSDIANPAAFYQNPERAWGFYGHRLNLYRHTEPHAGYQILLDWGKKMLHRYQVFTSNVDGHFSKAGFDKMHVHECHGSIHYLQCLEPCGDQVWSASEFVPEVDTEHCRLRNYIPRCTRCGKMTRPNILMFNDVDWIYERTRKQHLYQERWLEQVNCPLVIELGAGTAIPSVRHFSQRMQHEFNAKLIRINPADKLHLDEQLAVIPHNALTALQQLQQRLTMNQGDGLSW
- a CDS encoding peroxidase family protein, which produces MDPLGSLINSIKALPLGRFVIHVLDRLVAFLWRLPVIGKYINRIATHYLATRTHPRPRPFSLWSEVPAPQNSNGPVSDYTSWPGLTDRTFSSRHLPPLNEPLTLPSLEAATELFMHEGSTPMRTDRSSVLFMFFAQWFTDSFMRVNGEDRRKNSSNHDIDLCQIYGLDEATCSLLRAKKDGKLQHNETITHAQFPDLLFDELDNGELRVKCKYKELPHLNKTIELFEKFSTDKNRKKFLYATGLDNGNSSIGYTAITTLFLREHNRICDLLIAAYATQWKRTQDPAYFNERVFQTARMINTCLVLRLVVEEYINHIVGKKSFRLDHQFAERKPWYRTNWVSIEFNLLYRWHGMVPYAMQVNDQSVDAKDYRFNNELLETLGIETILTAASRQAAGRIGLGNTPAFLKHAEMLSLQMGRDFKLRSYNDYRKQFKMRPLADFTELTGDTRLQQKLEQEYTHIDNLEFITGIFAEDHQDDAIFGELLETMVSYDAFTQIYTNPLLSTQIHNEQTLTKVGLDIINSTHSLQELADRNKLTGTEVQMSFAAPGIKT